The DNA segment GGAACCGCTGGGAGAGCCCCGCTCCGATGATGATCGCGACAGTTACCGGCAGGAAGGCCAGGCCGGATTCGATGGGGCTGTAGCCCAGGACGTTCTGTACGAACAGCACGATGAAGAAGAACATGCCGAACATGGCGGCGGCCAGGCTGAGCATGATCACGTACGTGCCCGAGCGGTTCCGGTCGGCGAACATCCGCAGCGGTGTGATCGGCTCCTTGGCCCTCATCTCGACGAGCACGAAAGCGGCGAGCAGAAGAACAGCGGCACCGAACGAGGCGAGCGTCAGCGAATCGCGCCACCCTTCCTCGGAGGCCCGGATGAACCCGTACACCAGCGACGCCATACCGAGGGTCGAGGTCAGGGCCCCCGATATGTCGAAACGCCCGGAGTGCCGGTCGGACTCGTTGATGTACATCGGGGTCAGCACCGCGATCAGCACGCCGATCGGCACGTTGACGAAGAAGACCCAACGCCAGTCCAGCCACTCCGTGAGCATTCCGCCCGCCAGCAGCCCGATGGCGCCGCCACCTGCGGAGACCGCGGCGAAGACACCGAACGCACGGTTGCGCTCGGGACCTTCCGGGAATGTCGTGGTGATCAGTGCGAGCGCGGTGGGCGAGGCGATGGCGCCGCCTATGCCCTGGAGCGCGCGCGCCGCCAGCAACTGCCAGGGCTCCTGGGCGAATCCACCCAGAAGCGAGGCGAGCGTGAAGACGATGATGCCGGCCATGAAGACCCGGCGGCGGCCCAGGATGTCACCGGCCCGGCCGCCGAGCAGCAGCAGGCCGCCGAAGGTCAGAGTGTAGGCGCTGAGGACCCACGACAGATCCGTGGTCGAGAAGCGCAGGGCTTCCTGGATGTGCGGGAGGGCGATGTTGACGATTGTGGAGTCCAGCACAACCATCAACTGACAGGCGGCGATGACGGCCAGGGCGATCCCTGGGCGGCCCTGCCGGCGTGCCGCACCCGGCGCGCTTCGTGCGGCTAACTGAGAGGTTGTCACTGGAGGTCCCCCGCAAGAGAATTAGTGAACGGCTTCGTTCACTGTCACGTCAACGTTACTGAGTCCCCTCCAGTGAACGCAAGCGTTCACTGGATCTTCGTTGCCGCGAGATTCGGAGCCGTCGA comes from the Streptomyces sp. NBC_00525 genome and includes:
- a CDS encoding MFS transporter — protein: MTTSQLAARSAPGAARRQGRPGIALAVIAACQLMVVLDSTIVNIALPHIQEALRFSTTDLSWVLSAYTLTFGGLLLLGGRAGDILGRRRVFMAGIIVFTLASLLGGFAQEPWQLLAARALQGIGGAIASPTALALITTTFPEGPERNRAFGVFAAVSAGGGAIGLLAGGMLTEWLDWRWVFFVNVPIGVLIAVLTPMYINESDRHSGRFDISGALTSTLGMASLVYGFIRASEEGWRDSLTLASFGAAVLLLAAFVLVEMRAKEPITPLRMFADRNRSGTYVIMLSLAAAMFGMFFFIVLFVQNVLGYSPIESGLAFLPVTVAIIIGAGLSQRFLPVLGPKPFMITGSALAGAGLFWLTFITPGSSYVAGVLGPILVFSFGMGLNFVTLTLTAVSGVAQHEAGAASSLLNASQQVGGSLGLSILVTVFGTASRNEAEKQVPQFLAHATPEQQAQFAKTHELPGQWGHAVLTQGISTAFLAAVAMAALALLTAVVIIRVRKSDLDALSGKAAAGGPAA